In the Gossypium raimondii isolate GPD5lz chromosome 9, ASM2569854v1, whole genome shotgun sequence genome, one interval contains:
- the LOC105800085 gene encoding uncharacterized protein LOC105800085 isoform X1: MGRFEERGFNSVVCPKPIRTFRRSTNSCYQTEMADSKTGAELLDIILPEGGYGAENPTDQMASSPPYFCGSPPSRASNPVIQDARFNDEQPVLPPLTSPAPSSRGGCVRVKFGQMPAAVRIEGFDCLTRDGRHRSISAVA, from the exons ATGGGAAGATTTGAAGAGAGAGGATTCAATTCAGTGGTTTGCCCTAAGCCTATCCGAACCTTTAGAAGGTCTACCAA CAGCTGTTATCAGACTGAGATGGCTGATTCAAAAACTGGCGCAGAGCTTCTTGATATAATCCTCCCCGAg GGAGGGTATGGGGCCGAGAATCCCACCGACCAAATGGCTTCATCACCACCGTATTTCTGTGGATCACCGCCGAGCAGGGCGTCGAATCCGGTAATCCAAGATGCCCGATTCAACGACGAGCAGCCGGTGCTACCTCCACTAACATCCCCAGCACCCTCCTCAAGGGGAGGATGCGTGAGGGTGAAATTCGGGCAGATGCCAGCTGCTGTACGAATCGAGGGATTTGATTGCCTCACCAGAGATGGCCGCCATCGCAGCATCTCCGCCGTggcttaa
- the LOC105800085 gene encoding uncharacterized protein LOC105800085 isoform X3, translated as MGRFEERGFNSVVCPKPIRTFRSSCYQTEMADSKTGAELLDIILPEGGYGAENPTDQMASSPPYFCGSPPSRASNPVIQDARFNDEQPVLPPLTSPAPSSRGGCVRVKFGQMPAAVRIEGFDCLTRDGRHRSISAVA; from the exons ATGGGAAGATTTGAAGAGAGAGGATTCAATTCAGTGGTTTGCCCTAAGCCTATCCGAACCTTTAGAAG CAGCTGTTATCAGACTGAGATGGCTGATTCAAAAACTGGCGCAGAGCTTCTTGATATAATCCTCCCCGAg GGAGGGTATGGGGCCGAGAATCCCACCGACCAAATGGCTTCATCACCACCGTATTTCTGTGGATCACCGCCGAGCAGGGCGTCGAATCCGGTAATCCAAGATGCCCGATTCAACGACGAGCAGCCGGTGCTACCTCCACTAACATCCCCAGCACCCTCCTCAAGGGGAGGATGCGTGAGGGTGAAATTCGGGCAGATGCCAGCTGCTGTACGAATCGAGGGATTTGATTGCCTCACCAGAGATGGCCGCCATCGCAGCATCTCCGCCGTggcttaa
- the LOC105800085 gene encoding uncharacterized protein LOC105800085 isoform X2 produces the protein MGRFEERGFNSVVCPKPIRTFRRSTNCYQTEMADSKTGAELLDIILPEGGYGAENPTDQMASSPPYFCGSPPSRASNPVIQDARFNDEQPVLPPLTSPAPSSRGGCVRVKFGQMPAAVRIEGFDCLTRDGRHRSISAVA, from the exons ATGGGAAGATTTGAAGAGAGAGGATTCAATTCAGTGGTTTGCCCTAAGCCTATCCGAACCTTTAGAAGGTCTACCAA CTGTTATCAGACTGAGATGGCTGATTCAAAAACTGGCGCAGAGCTTCTTGATATAATCCTCCCCGAg GGAGGGTATGGGGCCGAGAATCCCACCGACCAAATGGCTTCATCACCACCGTATTTCTGTGGATCACCGCCGAGCAGGGCGTCGAATCCGGTAATCCAAGATGCCCGATTCAACGACGAGCAGCCGGTGCTACCTCCACTAACATCCCCAGCACCCTCCTCAAGGGGAGGATGCGTGAGGGTGAAATTCGGGCAGATGCCAGCTGCTGTACGAATCGAGGGATTTGATTGCCTCACCAGAGATGGCCGCCATCGCAGCATCTCCGCCGTggcttaa
- the LOC105800085 gene encoding uncharacterized protein LOC105800085 isoform X4, protein MGRFEERGFNSVVCPKPIRTFRSCYQTEMADSKTGAELLDIILPEGGYGAENPTDQMASSPPYFCGSPPSRASNPVIQDARFNDEQPVLPPLTSPAPSSRGGCVRVKFGQMPAAVRIEGFDCLTRDGRHRSISAVA, encoded by the exons ATGGGAAGATTTGAAGAGAGAGGATTCAATTCAGTGGTTTGCCCTAAGCCTATCCGAACCTTTAGAAG CTGTTATCAGACTGAGATGGCTGATTCAAAAACTGGCGCAGAGCTTCTTGATATAATCCTCCCCGAg GGAGGGTATGGGGCCGAGAATCCCACCGACCAAATGGCTTCATCACCACCGTATTTCTGTGGATCACCGCCGAGCAGGGCGTCGAATCCGGTAATCCAAGATGCCCGATTCAACGACGAGCAGCCGGTGCTACCTCCACTAACATCCCCAGCACCCTCCTCAAGGGGAGGATGCGTGAGGGTGAAATTCGGGCAGATGCCAGCTGCTGTACGAATCGAGGGATTTGATTGCCTCACCAGAGATGGCCGCCATCGCAGCATCTCCGCCGTggcttaa